In Morganella morganii, the following are encoded in one genomic region:
- a CDS encoding lysoplasmalogenase: MNWPFIAVLFSGWLYIDAAYRGPNWQRWVFRPVTLLLLLLWAWSGDYGLDISGYLVCVGLLVAIVSDTIRLVADNKIDLSLYTSAVFYLLYALSFALLNNFTFYIPLMIAVPVIAIAVLALLWYKLGDHKVPVLTALLSALVMGWLAGEQFFGLGTDYNFSLMIGAFCLVLNLILWLINRFLFTFKLAKAVYSTFYFLGHFLIVRAITLM, translated from the coding sequence ATGAATTGGCCATTTATTGCTGTACTTTTTTCCGGCTGGCTCTATATCGACGCCGCCTACCGGGGACCAAACTGGCAGCGCTGGGTTTTCCGTCCCGTCACCCTGCTGCTGTTGCTGCTGTGGGCGTGGAGCGGGGATTACGGGCTGGATATCTCCGGGTATCTGGTGTGTGTCGGGCTGTTAGTGGCCATTGTCTCCGATACCATCCGCCTGGTTGCTGATAATAAAATCGACCTGTCACTGTATACCAGTGCCGTGTTTTATCTGCTCTATGCCCTGAGCTTCGCCCTGCTCAATAATTTCACCTTCTATATTCCGCTGATGATTGCCGTGCCGGTGATTGCCATCGCGGTACTCGCGCTGCTCTGGTACAAACTCGGCGATCATAAAGTACCGGTGCTGACGGCGCTGCTCAGTGCGCTGGTGATGGGCTGGCTTGCCGGAGAGCAGTTCTTCGGGCTGGGTACCGATTACAACTTCTCCCTGATGATCGGGGCATTCTGTCTGGTGCTGAACCTGATCCTGTGGCTGATTAACCGCTTCCTGTTTACCTTTAAACTGGCCAAAGCGGTGTATTCCACCTTCTATTTCCTCGGGCATTTCCTGATTGTCCGCGCTATCACGCTGATGTAA
- a CDS encoding DUF2500 domain-containing protein has product MNKFGLLGFIVAALIIILATRRFFEQRKQNEINDHSAVVTYQVTVTEKKDYPYPNMRSRERDVVFPETFRYEVHFTPLSGKTIVVYIKEDEYKEITLHSRGTLSMQGTRFIRYEPLR; this is encoded by the coding sequence ATGAACAAATTCGGTTTGTTAGGTTTTATTGTCGCCGCTTTGATTATTATCCTGGCGACCCGCCGCTTCTTTGAACAGCGCAAACAAAATGAGATAAACGATCATTCTGCGGTGGTGACATATCAGGTCACGGTGACAGAGAAAAAGGATTATCCGTACCCGAATATGCGTTCCCGTGAGCGGGATGTGGTTTTCCCGGAAACCTTCCGTTATGAGGTGCATTTCACGCCGCTGTCGGGGAAAACCATTGTGGTGTACATCAAAGAGGATGAATATAAAGAGATTACCCTGCATTCACGCGGAACGCTGTCAATGCAGGGGACGCGGTTTATCCGTTATGAGCCGCTGCGTTGA
- a CDS encoding DUF1145 family protein has translation MFLINIGRILMLAVWGFLIFSLVHPFPKPLNIFMHIATFFMVVMHGLLMSLFNAGQPQDKKLTAAGKVRVFLFGVFELLALLRRQQAELKDQDKP, from the coding sequence ATGTTCCTGATTAATATTGGCCGCATACTGATGCTGGCCGTCTGGGGTTTTCTGATTTTCAGCCTGGTGCATCCGTTCCCGAAACCGCTGAATATCTTTATGCATATCGCCACCTTTTTTATGGTGGTGATGCACGGGCTGCTGATGTCGCTGTTCAATGCCGGTCAGCCGCAGGATAAGAAACTGACAGCCGCCGGTAAAGTACGTGTCTTTTTATTCGGTGTGTTTGAACTGCTCGCCCTGCTGCGCCGCCAGCAGGCAGAACTGAAAGATCAGGATAAACCCTGA
- the rsmD gene encoding 16S rRNA (guanine(966)-N(2))-methyltransferase has translation MVKKAQTAPQGQIRIIAGLWRGRKLPVLTHDGLRPTTDRVRETLFNWLMPVINGARCLDAFAGSGALGFEALSRYASAVTFTELNRAVAAQISANARLLKCEQATVVNQSALQFLAQPGTPFDVVFLDPPFRKGLLQETVDLLEQNNWLSPEAMIYIEAEAESDTLVVPGNWVCHREKVAGQVAYRLYLRQTQTTEQESVCS, from the coding sequence ATGGTTAAAAAAGCTCAAACCGCACCACAAGGGCAGATCCGCATTATCGCCGGTCTCTGGCGCGGACGTAAACTGCCGGTTCTGACACATGACGGCCTGCGCCCGACCACTGATCGCGTGCGCGAAACCCTGTTTAACTGGCTGATGCCGGTGATTAACGGCGCACGCTGTCTTGATGCGTTTGCAGGCAGCGGCGCACTCGGTTTTGAGGCGCTTTCCCGCTATGCCTCCGCCGTGACATTTACGGAACTCAACCGCGCTGTTGCGGCTCAGATCAGCGCCAATGCGCGTCTGCTCAAATGTGAACAGGCGACTGTCGTTAATCAGAGCGCCCTACAGTTTCTGGCACAGCCGGGAACACCGTTTGATGTGGTGTTTCTCGACCCGCCGTTCCGTAAAGGGCTGCTTCAGGAAACCGTTGATTTACTGGAGCAGAATAACTGGCTCAGCCCGGAAGCAATGATCTACATTGAAGCCGAGGCGGAATCAGACACACTGGTTGTTCCGGGTAACTGGGTGTGCCACCGGGAGAAGGTGGCCGGCCAGGTTGCGTATCGTCTTTATCTGCGTCAGACGCAGACGACTGAACAGGAGTCCGTATGTTCCTGA
- the ftsY gene encoding signal recognition particle-docking protein FtsY, with protein MAKEKKKGFFSWLGFGRKEEDEQAQQEQAAQEEQARLAEEQTRRDAEAAEQARLAEEQARRDEEAAEQARLAEEQARRDTEAAEQARLAEEQARRDAEAAEQARLAEEQARRDAEAAEQARQAEEQARRDAEAAKQQRLAEERRQAEAAKQQRIAEEKRLAEEQATEQQRAEEEQRRLKEQALRDAEIAKQQRIAEEKRLAAEQQRAEEEQRRAEEQALRDAEAAKQQRIAEDKRRAEEEAAEQQRLAQEQKQRDAEAAEQARLAEEQRLAQEEEARRLAEAEAEAQDAALVENESPAPADTQERPAKEGFFARLKRSLVRTRENIGSGFFGIFRGKKIDDDLFEELEEQLLVADVGVETTRKIITSLTQHASRRDLKDAEALFVKLREEMGEILATVDKPLEIEDKKPYVILMVGVNGVGKTTTIGKMARQYQAQGKSVMLAAGDTFRAAAVEQLQVWGERNNIPVVAQHTGADPASVIFDAIQSAKAKGVDVLIADTAGRLQNKAHLMEELKKIVRVMKKLDEDAPHEIMLTLDASTGQNAVSQARLFNEAVGLTGLTLTKLDGTAKGGVIFAIADQFGIPIRYIGVGEGIEDLRPFKAGDFIEALFARED; from the coding sequence GTGGCAAAAGAGAAGAAAAAAGGTTTTTTTTCCTGGCTGGGTTTTGGCCGTAAAGAAGAAGATGAACAGGCGCAGCAGGAACAGGCGGCTCAGGAAGAACAGGCACGTTTAGCCGAAGAGCAGACTCGTCGTGATGCAGAGGCGGCTGAACAGGCGCGTTTAGCCGAAGAACAGGCCCGTCGTGATGAAGAAGCGGCTGAACAGGCGCGTTTAGCCGAAGAACAGGCCCGCCGTGATACAGAAGCGGCTGAACAGGCGCGTTTAGCCGAAGAGCAGGCCCGCCGTGATGCGGAAGCGGCTGAACAGGCGCGTTTAGCCGAAGAGCAGGCCCGCCGTGATGCAGAGGCAGCGGAACAGGCTCGTCAGGCAGAAGAACAGGCCCGTCGTGATGCGGAAGCCGCGAAACAGCAGCGTCTGGCAGAAGAAAGACGTCAGGCGGAAGCCGCGAAGCAACAGCGTATCGCGGAAGAAAAACGGCTGGCCGAAGAACAGGCTACAGAGCAGCAGCGCGCCGAAGAAGAACAGCGCCGTCTGAAAGAGCAGGCACTGCGTGACGCGGAAATTGCGAAACAGCAGCGTATCGCGGAAGAAAAACGGCTGGCCGCAGAGCAGCAGCGTGCGGAAGAAGAACAGCGCCGGGCTGAAGAGCAGGCACTGCGTGATGCGGAAGCGGCAAAACAGCAGCGCATCGCGGAAGATAAACGCCGTGCGGAAGAAGAAGCCGCAGAACAGCAGCGTTTAGCACAAGAGCAGAAACAGCGTGATGCCGAAGCCGCTGAACAGGCGCGTCTGGCCGAAGAACAGCGTCTTGCGCAGGAGGAAGAAGCCCGCCGTCTCGCGGAAGCCGAAGCGGAAGCACAGGACGCGGCACTGGTTGAAAATGAATCTCCGGCACCGGCGGACACGCAGGAAAGACCGGCAAAAGAAGGGTTCTTTGCCCGTCTGAAACGCAGCCTGGTGCGCACCCGTGAGAATATCGGCTCCGGTTTCTTCGGGATCTTCCGTGGCAAAAAGATCGATGACGATCTGTTTGAAGAGCTGGAAGAACAATTGCTGGTGGCCGATGTCGGTGTGGAAACCACCCGCAAGATCATCACCAGTCTGACTCAGCATGCCAGCCGCCGTGATCTGAAAGATGCGGAAGCCTTATTCGTTAAACTGCGCGAAGAGATGGGCGAGATCCTGGCAACAGTCGATAAGCCGCTGGAAATTGAAGATAAAAAACCGTATGTGATCCTGATGGTCGGCGTCAACGGTGTCGGTAAAACCACCACCATCGGTAAAATGGCACGTCAGTATCAGGCTCAGGGTAAATCTGTCATGCTGGCTGCCGGAGATACCTTCCGTGCAGCTGCGGTGGAACAGCTCCAGGTCTGGGGCGAGCGCAACAATATCCCGGTGGTGGCACAGCACACCGGCGCGGATCCGGCCTCGGTGATTTTTGATGCCATTCAGTCCGCCAAAGCCAAAGGGGTGGATGTGCTGATTGCGGACACCGCAGGGCGTCTGCAGAACAAAGCACACCTGATGGAAGAGCTCAAGAAAATCGTGCGGGTGATGAAGAAACTTGATGAAGATGCCCCGCATGAGATTATGCTGACATTAGATGCCAGTACCGGACAGAACGCTGTCAGCCAGGCGCGTCTCTTTAATGAAGCGGTCGGCCTGACCGGGCTGACTCTGACCAAACTTGACGGAACGGCGAAAGGCGGTGTGATCTTTGCCATTGCAGACCAGTTCGGTATTCCTATCCGGTATATCGGGGTGGGTGAAGGTATTGAAGATCTGCGTCCTTTCAAAGCCGGTGATTTTATTGAGGCACTTTTTGCCCGGGAGGATTAA
- the ftsE gene encoding cell division ATP-binding protein FtsE, whose product MIRFEHVSKAYLGGRQALQGVDFHIRPAEMVFLTGHSGAGKSTLLKLICGIERPSDGTILFDGHNISRLKNREVPFLRRQIGMIFQDHHLLLDRTVYDNVAMPLIIAGASPEDIRRRVSAALDKVGLLDKARNFPVQLSGGEQQRVGIARAVVNKPMVLLADEPTGNLDSELSEGILRLFEEFNRVGVTVLMATHDIMLIERRNYRVLTLSQGRMAGGHHG is encoded by the coding sequence ATGATTCGCTTTGAACACGTCAGTAAAGCCTATTTAGGCGGCCGTCAGGCGCTCCAGGGGGTGGATTTCCATATCCGCCCGGCGGAGATGGTCTTCCTGACCGGCCATTCCGGCGCAGGAAAGAGTACCCTGCTGAAACTGATTTGTGGGATTGAGCGACCCAGTGACGGCACCATTTTATTTGACGGCCACAACATCAGCCGTCTGAAAAACCGTGAAGTGCCTTTCCTGCGCCGCCAAATCGGCATGATTTTTCAGGATCACCATCTGCTGCTGGATCGCACGGTATATGACAATGTGGCGATGCCGCTGATCATTGCCGGTGCCAGCCCGGAAGATATCCGCCGCCGCGTCAGTGCCGCGCTGGATAAAGTCGGTCTGCTGGATAAGGCCCGTAACTTCCCGGTCCAGCTCTCCGGCGGTGAACAGCAGCGCGTGGGCATTGCCCGTGCGGTGGTCAATAAACCGATGGTGCTGCTGGCGGATGAACCGACCGGTAACCTGGACAGTGAGCTGTCAGAAGGCATTTTACGGCTGTTTGAAGAGTTTAACCGTGTGGGTGTCACCGTACTGATGGCAACACACGATATCATGCTGATTGAACGGCGTAATTACCGCGTGCTGACACTGAGTCAGGGACGCATGGCGGGAGGTCATCATGGCTAA
- the ftsX gene encoding permease-like cell division protein FtsX yields MPSKAKALKGGWREQWRHAWVNTLGDMLRQPLSTLLTVMVIAISLTLPSVFYIVWKNVSHAAEQWYPTPQLTVYLDKGLDEQGGQKLADELKALDGVESVNYLSRDQAITEFRAWSGFSTALDMLEENPLPAVAIVTPKVDMQSSETLSTLRDRVTALSGIDEVRMDDSWFARLAALTGLVGQIASLIGVLMVVALFLVIGNSVRLNIFSRRETINVMKLIGATDGFILRPFLNGGMLLGAFGAILSLVLSSLLVWKLGDVVTDVSKIFGTTFALTGLDWDEALLIVLVSGMIGWVAAWLATVRHLRNFMPQ; encoded by the coding sequence ATGCCGTCCAAAGCCAAAGCGCTGAAAGGCGGCTGGCGGGAACAGTGGCGGCATGCGTGGGTAAACACGCTGGGCGATATGCTGCGCCAGCCGCTGTCAACACTGCTGACAGTGATGGTGATTGCAATCTCCCTGACACTGCCGAGTGTCTTTTATATCGTCTGGAAAAACGTCAGCCATGCGGCGGAACAGTGGTATCCGACCCCGCAACTGACCGTTTATCTGGATAAAGGTCTGGATGAACAGGGCGGTCAGAAACTGGCGGACGAGCTGAAAGCGCTCGACGGCGTGGAGAGCGTTAATTATCTCTCCCGCGACCAGGCGATAACCGAATTCCGCGCCTGGTCCGGATTCAGTACCGCGCTGGATATGCTGGAAGAAAACCCGCTGCCGGCAGTGGCTATCGTCACACCGAAAGTGGATATGCAGAGCAGCGAAACGCTCTCCACCCTGCGTGATCGTGTCACGGCACTGTCCGGGATTGATGAGGTGCGGATGGATGACAGCTGGTTTGCCCGGCTGGCAGCACTGACCGGCCTGGTGGGGCAGATTGCCTCGCTGATTGGCGTGCTGATGGTTGTGGCCCTGTTCCTGGTGATTGGCAACAGCGTGCGGCTCAATATTTTCAGCCGCCGCGAAACCATCAATGTGATGAAACTGATCGGCGCGACAGACGGCTTTATTCTGCGTCCGTTCCTCAACGGCGGCATGCTGCTCGGGGCGTTCGGCGCAATATTGTCACTGGTGTTATCCTCTCTGCTGGTCTGGAAACTGGGTGATGTTGTGACCGATGTGTCCAAAATTTTCGGCACCACATTTGCACTGACCGGGCTGGACTGGGACGAAGCACTGCTGATTGTGCTGGTGTCAGGTATGATTGGCTGGGTTGCCGCCTGGCTGGCAACGGTCCGCCATTTACGGAATTTTATGCCGCAGTAA
- the rpoH gene encoding RNA polymerase sigma factor RpoH, protein MTKDTQFPVLVPQGSIEAYIRAANQYPMLTAEEEKELAERLYYDGDLEAAKKLIMSHLRFVIHVARSYSGYGLPQADLIQEGNIGLMKAVRRFNPEMGVRLVSFAVHWIKAEIHEYVLRNWRIVKIATTKAQRKLFFNLRKSKKRLGWFNQDEVEMVAKELGVTSKDVLEMESRMAAQDMAFDMSDDDDGDHPVVAPALFLEDKSSDFADEIEEDNWDNHATDKLTLAIDSLDERSRDIIRARWLDDDSKTTLQELADKYGVSAERVRQLEKNAMKKLREAIEG, encoded by the coding sequence ATGACTAAAGATACGCAATTCCCTGTTTTAGTTCCGCAAGGGAGCATTGAGGCCTATATCCGGGCAGCTAACCAGTATCCGATGCTGACAGCCGAAGAAGAAAAAGAGCTGGCTGAGCGTCTGTATTATGACGGCGACCTTGAGGCCGCGAAAAAACTGATCATGTCGCATCTGCGGTTTGTTATCCATGTCGCCCGCAGTTATTCAGGTTATGGCCTGCCTCAGGCGGATCTTATCCAGGAAGGCAATATCGGGCTGATGAAAGCGGTGCGCCGTTTTAACCCGGAAATGGGTGTGCGCCTGGTGTCGTTTGCGGTTCACTGGATCAAAGCTGAAATTCATGAGTATGTGCTGCGTAACTGGCGCATCGTTAAAATCGCCACCACCAAAGCACAGCGCAAACTGTTTTTTAATCTGCGCAAATCCAAAAAACGTCTGGGCTGGTTTAACCAGGACGAAGTGGAAATGGTGGCGAAAGAGTTGGGGGTAACCAGCAAAGATGTGCTGGAAATGGAATCCCGTATGGCGGCGCAGGACATGGCATTTGATATGTCCGATGACGACGACGGCGATCACCCTGTGGTGGCACCGGCACTGTTCCTGGAAGATAAATCCTCTGATTTCGCGGATGAAATCGAGGAAGATAACTGGGATAACCACGCCACGGACAAACTCACCCTGGCGATTGATTCACTGGATGAGCGCAGCCGTGACATTATCCGTGCCCGCTGGCTGGATGATGACAGCAAAACCACCCTCCAGGAACTGGCGGATAAATACGGCGTTTCTGCAGAGCGCGTCCGTCAGCTGGAAAAAAATGCCATGAAAAAACTGCGCGAGGCGATTGAGGGCTGA
- a CDS encoding sugar diacid recognition domain-containing protein: MTPVQLDQRTARLIVQRAMQILSYSVNVMNAQGVIIASGDPQRVNQRHEGAVLALTENRIVEIDEATAATLKGVKPGINLPVIFRDTMVGVVGISGKPDEVRNYAELVRMAAELVLEQADLLEKSQWDRRYRDELVSQLISPEQQPQSVKSIAAYLGISPDKPRIALILALPAPDHEQFHRLVDYIDNLKMDLLVSIRGINSLVVLKPVACDADFQPVSPVQKQLQALRRQLPDLLMYVGGFFHGHNGLHRSWQSACAVQQLGQTPAYSRQKTIFYDEVKLPALLQGFQESWQAAELASAWQKLKAADSRRVLCHTLKTYFDQNCDLSQTTKTLHIHTNTLRYRLQRVESITGLNISKLESMIQLYFGILTDL; encoded by the coding sequence ATGACACCGGTTCAGCTCGATCAGCGCACCGCCCGGCTGATTGTTCAGCGGGCGATGCAAATCCTCAGTTACTCCGTGAATGTGATGAACGCACAGGGAGTGATTATTGCGTCCGGTGACCCGCAGCGGGTCAATCAGCGTCACGAGGGCGCGGTGCTGGCGCTGACAGAAAACCGGATTGTGGAAATTGATGAAGCCACTGCTGCCACGCTGAAAGGCGTGAAACCGGGCATTAATCTGCCGGTGATTTTCCGTGATACCATGGTGGGTGTGGTCGGGATTTCCGGCAAACCGGATGAAGTGCGCAACTACGCCGAATTGGTGCGCATGGCTGCGGAGCTGGTGCTGGAGCAGGCCGATCTGCTGGAAAAATCCCAGTGGGATCGCCGTTACCGCGATGAGCTGGTCAGTCAGCTGATAAGCCCGGAGCAGCAGCCACAGTCAGTAAAATCTATCGCCGCCTATCTCGGGATCTCCCCCGATAAACCCCGCATAGCCCTGATCCTCGCGTTGCCCGCGCCGGATCACGAGCAGTTTCATCGTCTGGTGGATTATATTGATAATCTGAAAATGGATCTGCTGGTCAGTATCCGGGGAATAAATTCTCTGGTGGTGCTGAAACCGGTGGCCTGTGATGCGGATTTTCAGCCGGTCTCCCCTGTACAGAAGCAGTTACAGGCGCTGCGGCGTCAGTTGCCGGATCTGCTGATGTATGTCGGTGGTTTCTTTCACGGACATAATGGTCTGCACCGCTCCTGGCAGAGTGCCTGCGCCGTGCAGCAACTGGGACAGACCCCGGCGTACAGTCGCCAGAAAACCATTTTTTATGATGAAGTTAAATTACCCGCGCTGTTACAGGGATTTCAGGAGAGCTGGCAGGCCGCTGAACTGGCTTCTGCCTGGCAGAAACTGAAAGCGGCGGACAGCCGCCGTGTGTTGTGCCATACCCTGAAGACCTATTTTGATCAGAATTGTGATCTGTCTCAAACCACAAAAACGCTGCATATTCACACAAATACTCTCCGTTACCGCCTTCAGCGTGTTGAATCGATTACTGGCTTGAATATCAGTAAATTAGAATCAATGATTCAGCTTTATTTTGGTATTCTGACCGATCTGTGA
- a CDS encoding GntP family permease → MVTVSALGAMVALVVAIGLILKKVPPVYGMMAGALAGGLVGGADLVQTVTLMVTGAQGITNAVLRILAAGVLAGVLIESGAANTIAETIVRKVGEKRALLALAVATLLLTAVGVFIDVAVITVSPIALAIAHRADLSKMAILLAMIGGGKAGNVMSPNPNTIAAADNFNVPLTSLMAAGIIPGIFGLIVAYFLAKRLVHRGSKVTQEELIAAHHDGRLPGFWAAMSAPLVAIFLLSLRPIAGISIDPLIALPVGGLAGALIMGRIRQSNHFITSGLSRMAPVAIMLLGTGTLAGIIANSGLKDVLINGLTASGLPSYLLAPISGALMSMATASTTAGTAVASAVFSSTLLDLGVSALAGAAMIHAGAVVLDQMPHGSFFHATGGSVNMQVHERLKLLPYETMVGLVIAIVSTLIFGVFGFGG, encoded by the coding sequence ATGGTGACTGTTTCAGCTTTGGGCGCAATGGTTGCGCTGGTCGTGGCGATAGGGTTAATACTGAAAAAAGTACCGCCGGTATACGGGATGATGGCGGGGGCGCTGGCCGGAGGATTGGTCGGCGGCGCGGATCTGGTGCAGACGGTGACACTGATGGTGACCGGTGCCCAGGGGATCACTAACGCGGTGCTGCGTATTCTGGCGGCGGGTGTGCTGGCGGGGGTACTGATTGAGTCCGGTGCGGCAAATACTATTGCGGAAACCATTGTCCGCAAAGTGGGTGAGAAGCGGGCGCTGCTGGCGCTGGCGGTAGCCACTCTGTTACTGACAGCCGTCGGTGTGTTTATCGACGTGGCGGTTATTACGGTTTCACCGATTGCACTGGCGATTGCGCACCGCGCGGATCTGTCCAAAATGGCGATTCTGCTGGCGATGATCGGCGGCGGTAAAGCGGGTAACGTGATGTCACCGAACCCGAACACCATTGCGGCGGCAGATAACTTTAACGTGCCGCTGACATCACTGATGGCGGCGGGGATTATCCCGGGTATTTTCGGGCTGATCGTGGCATATTTTCTGGCGAAACGTCTGGTTCACCGTGGTTCAAAAGTGACACAGGAAGAGCTGATTGCGGCTCACCATGACGGCAGATTGCCGGGATTTTGGGCAGCGATGAGTGCACCGCTGGTAGCTATTTTTCTGCTGTCACTGCGTCCGATCGCCGGTATCAGCATTGACCCGCTGATCGCGCTGCCGGTCGGCGGCCTGGCCGGTGCGCTGATTATGGGGCGTATCCGTCAGTCCAACCACTTTATTACCTCCGGGCTGAGCCGGATGGCACCGGTGGCGATTATGCTGCTGGGGACCGGAACCCTGGCGGGGATTATCGCCAACTCCGGCCTGAAAGATGTGTTAATTAACGGCCTGACGGCGTCCGGTCTGCCATCCTATCTGCTGGCACCGATTTCCGGGGCACTGATGTCAATGGCAACCGCGTCCACCACAGCAGGTACGGCGGTGGCGTCTGCGGTATTCAGCTCCACGCTGCTTGATCTGGGTGTGAGTGCGCTGGCCGGGGCGGCGATGATCCACGCCGGTGCGGTGGTGCTCGACCAGATGCCGCACGGCAGCTTCTTCCATGCGACCGGCGGCAGTGTCAATATGCAGGTTCATGAGCGTCTGAAATTACTGCCTTACGAAACCATGGTGGGTCTGGTGATCGCTATTGTCTCCACACTGATTTTCGGTGTCTTCGGGTTTGGCGGGTAA